One part of the Acinetobacter sp. XS-4 genome encodes these proteins:
- a CDS encoding TonB-dependent receptor plug domain-containing protein, giving the protein MRQPFQLKPLVIALSVLGATLPLYVFAEETPQQLGDSESDVITLSDVVVTGATKKTTIVPKRKVTSIYGTDSSVLDTPRVVSQVSEQQFREDVIRSADDLVKYAPSITRGGGQNANFAPQIRGQNSEVFQDSQRIYSTRHPTNLNAYEGADIVAGPTGVIFAPTSGSGGYINYLTKKPNFNKAETNISGTVGSIYSGKGAEPNFSVSIDHTAPISKELAFRVSATAQKTDDYYDNVKNNFNAFYGALAWRPNDRLRVDWNISYDDYYDFNVTHGWNRASQQSVDNGLYYKGRATPIIQNGSTFWSPVFESGAANSKVIGWQTRQKNDKNQYVAVGGVQTTPLPNSTADQAGTIKGWVYDPSIPGNELVKLDDNVSGRSEDKNSAKRFSTQLKVIKDLNDHWSIANSTLYQNNKDLGDSVGSFFTDLDHELIDNRLEFLGDYDFEIGGVKINNKSSTGGTYRHEKFTSLAANNSFNINPYDLTNDPSQKNPGDLLGLINNSGSTGGWIGQAGVPQYSQYFGYLNLPRMYPIGNGLYAEKGGFPPNGGGAVYTGSGFWDTLSVFTQQNFTFNDVFGINLGINHSSVRAKLENPLVLTPTDVRSSSDKYSLLSYQLSTFIKPTAKSTLYFTYDKSTALNTGVFGPFLIWGAGNQLNPLAFDSQSELKEVGFKYEPITDQLFLTISGFEQKRDLSPDTNGNMARFEVKGIESSLRWQLQKNIAIGGNFTYLDAEYSSIVPAGFSPFGFHADNATVWGDNNALNQRKAGRYDAAGIPKYSASAYVDYQHQSGFGVNLSGWWTSYWYTNLSQTVKVPNNYNLDLGLYYRQPQWTVGLNILNLTNERNFVNGLAGANSEFLQPMRPLTVQGQFSYKF; this is encoded by the coding sequence ATGAGACAGCCTTTTCAATTAAAACCTTTAGTTATTGCGCTTAGCGTATTAGGGGCGACTTTACCGTTATATGTTTTCGCCGAAGAAACACCTCAACAACTAGGCGATTCTGAAAGTGATGTAATTACTTTGTCCGATGTCGTCGTTACTGGAGCAACCAAGAAAACTACCATTGTTCCCAAACGCAAAGTTACCTCAATTTATGGAACTGATAGCTCTGTATTGGATACCCCGCGTGTAGTATCCCAAGTGTCAGAACAACAATTTAGAGAAGATGTTATTCGCAGTGCGGATGATCTCGTCAAATATGCACCTAGCATTACGCGAGGCGGGGGACAAAATGCTAATTTTGCTCCACAAATTCGTGGACAGAACTCGGAAGTTTTTCAAGATAGTCAACGCATTTACAGTACTCGCCATCCCACCAATCTCAATGCTTATGAAGGAGCCGATATTGTGGCAGGACCAACAGGTGTAATTTTTGCGCCGACTTCAGGTTCTGGCGGATATATTAACTACCTGACCAAAAAGCCTAATTTTAATAAAGCTGAAACCAATATCTCTGGCACTGTAGGTTCCATTTACTCAGGTAAAGGTGCAGAGCCTAATTTCTCTGTCAGTATTGATCATACAGCACCCATTTCAAAAGAATTAGCATTTCGCGTGAGTGCAACAGCACAAAAAACAGATGACTATTATGACAATGTGAAAAATAACTTTAATGCATTTTATGGGGCACTTGCTTGGCGTCCAAATGATCGTTTAAGGGTAGATTGGAATATCAGTTACGATGACTATTATGATTTTAACGTGACGCATGGCTGGAATAGAGCGTCGCAGCAATCTGTTGATAATGGCCTTTATTACAAAGGTAGAGCTACGCCTATTATTCAAAACGGTTCGACTTTTTGGTCTCCTGTATTTGAATCGGGTGCGGCAAATTCTAAAGTCATTGGTTGGCAAACTCGTCAGAAGAACGATAAAAACCAATATGTTGCTGTTGGTGGAGTTCAGACCACACCGTTACCGAACTCAACTGCTGATCAAGCAGGAACGATTAAAGGTTGGGTGTATGATCCATCAATCCCCGGTAATGAATTGGTCAAGCTAGATGATAATGTTTCAGGACGTAGTGAAGATAAAAATAGTGCCAAGCGATTTAGTACCCAATTAAAAGTAATTAAAGATTTAAATGACCATTGGTCTATTGCAAACAGTACGCTCTATCAAAATAACAAAGATTTAGGCGACTCTGTTGGGAGCTTCTTTACAGATTTAGATCATGAGTTAATTGATAACCGACTAGAATTTTTAGGGGACTATGATTTTGAAATAGGTGGCGTAAAAATTAATAATAAAAGCAGTACCGGAGGAACATATCGTCATGAGAAGTTTACGTCTTTAGCTGCAAATAATAGTTTTAATATTAATCCTTATGATTTAACCAATGATCCATCGCAGAAGAATCCTGGTGATTTACTGGGGTTAATTAACAATAGCGGTTCAACAGGAGGTTGGATTGGACAAGCCGGAGTGCCTCAATATTCTCAATATTTTGGCTATTTAAATTTGCCGCGCATGTACCCAATTGGAAATGGTTTATATGCTGAAAAAGGTGGCTTTCCACCGAATGGAGGAGGCGCTGTCTATACGGGCTCTGGTTTCTGGGATACGTTGAGTGTGTTCACTCAACAAAACTTTACCTTTAACGATGTATTCGGTATTAATTTAGGCATTAACCACAGTTCTGTAAGAGCAAAACTTGAAAACCCACTTGTTTTAACCCCAACAGATGTCCGTTCGTCGAGTGATAAATATAGTCTATTGAGCTATCAACTGAGTACGTTTATTAAGCCTACTGCGAAAAGCACACTCTATTTTACCTATGACAAAAGCACTGCATTAAATACGGGAGTATTTGGCCCTTTCTTGATTTGGGGTGCAGGAAATCAACTTAATCCTTTAGCTTTTGACAGTCAAAGTGAGCTAAAAGAAGTAGGATTTAAATATGAACCTATTACTGACCAGTTATTTTTAACCATAAGTGGATTTGAACAAAAACGAGATTTATCGCCAGATACGAACGGCAATATGGCTCGCTTTGAAGTAAAAGGTATTGAGTCATCATTAAGATGGCAACTTCAAAAAAATATAGCGATTGGGGGCAATTTCACTTATTTGGATGCCGAATACAGCTCTATTGTACCTGCTGGTTTTTCACCATTTGGCTTTCATGCGGACAATGCTACAGTTTGGGGAGACAATAATGCTTTAAACCAACGTAAAGCTGGACGTTATGATGCAGCAGGAATTCCCAAATACTCTGCAAGTGCTTATGTAGATTATCAACATCAGTCTGGTTTTGGGGTCAACCTTTCGGGATGGTGGACAAGCTACTGGTACACAAACTTAAGTCAAACCGTGAAAGTACCGAATAACTATAATCTGGACTTAGGTCTTTATTATCGCCAGCCACAGTGGACTGTGGGCCTTAACATTCTTAACTTAACCAATGAACGAAATTTTGTGAATGGTTTGGCAGGAGCGAATAGTGAGTTTTTACAACCAATGCGTCCTCTGACTGTACAAGGCCAATTTAGTTATAAATTTTAA
- a CDS encoding ABC transporter substrate-binding protein: MTNQTFQLSRRKFLTQSLTALGGVSLLGSLSGCGPSPDNSNESKTTSSATPKHGGVIRLGLIGGQQSGSLDPHLSASGSGITRGFAIYNKLWEWDENMLPRLALAEFAEPNHNASEWTIRLRKGLEFHHGKTITADDVIFSVKRLTDPKLASPFRNLVQWIDRDRIQKLDEYTVRIPFISTIPGFVALPETWVNFGGIVPTDFDPIHNPVGAGPYKVKEFIPGQRSVFTRFNNYFKADKPYADSFEVIDFKDQVSRLNALLAGQIDVANAISPEYIKILEQAKHIQTIRSATNTHNSFDFNTQQAPFNDPRVRQAFRLIANREELVQRGLNGQGRIANDLYSPQDPAFLNLPQRQQNITEAKNLLAQAGFKDGLSVELVTPVSSAQPALIFAEQAKQANVNIRVKQVDFATFNGPDRSKWQLSSNATNVGTPYLSTAVVNDAPISTTNRVNFKDPEYSELFFKALAEPDLAKRKIHLAQAQKIQHERGGMLIWGFSHTIDAAAKNIGGLTPEHTIFPTWRFEKLWKA, from the coding sequence ATGACAAATCAAACATTTCAGTTATCACGTCGAAAATTTTTAACACAAAGTCTCACGGCGCTAGGTGGCGTCTCTTTATTGGGTAGTTTATCAGGCTGTGGCCCCTCTCCAGATAATAGTAACGAATCAAAAACTACCTCCTCAGCAACGCCAAAGCATGGAGGTGTTATACGCTTGGGTCTAATTGGAGGACAACAATCAGGCAGTCTAGATCCTCATCTTTCAGCATCGGGAAGTGGTATTACAAGAGGTTTCGCTATTTATAATAAGTTATGGGAATGGGATGAAAATATGCTGCCCCGACTTGCTTTAGCGGAGTTTGCAGAACCTAATCACAATGCAAGTGAATGGACCATTCGGTTACGTAAAGGCTTAGAATTTCATCACGGTAAAACCATTACTGCTGATGATGTGATCTTTTCAGTTAAACGTCTAACAGATCCTAAACTCGCCTCACCATTTCGTAATCTGGTGCAGTGGATTGACCGAGATCGTATTCAAAAACTAGATGAATATACGGTTCGTATTCCTTTTATTAGTACGATTCCCGGCTTTGTTGCACTGCCCGAAACTTGGGTAAATTTTGGAGGAATTGTACCAACCGACTTCGACCCTATTCATAATCCAGTCGGAGCTGGTCCATATAAAGTCAAAGAGTTTATTCCGGGGCAGCGTTCTGTTTTTACTCGTTTTAATAATTACTTTAAAGCAGACAAACCTTATGCAGATAGTTTTGAAGTGATTGATTTTAAAGATCAGGTCTCTCGATTAAATGCTTTATTGGCTGGACAAATTGATGTCGCAAATGCGATTTCACCCGAATATATTAAAATTTTGGAGCAAGCAAAACACATTCAAACCATACGCTCTGCGACCAATACGCATAATAGTTTTGACTTTAATACTCAACAAGCGCCGTTTAATGACCCTAGAGTGCGTCAGGCATTTCGTTTGATTGCAAACCGAGAGGAGTTGGTACAACGAGGCTTAAATGGACAAGGTCGAATCGCCAACGATCTTTATTCACCGCAAGACCCTGCCTTTCTCAATTTGCCGCAGCGCCAACAAAATATTACCGAGGCAAAAAATCTATTAGCGCAAGCAGGTTTTAAAGATGGTTTGAGTGTAGAGCTTGTTACCCCAGTGAGTAGCGCTCAACCTGCATTAATTTTTGCCGAGCAAGCAAAACAAGCCAATGTGAATATTCGAGTTAAACAAGTGGATTTTGCAACGTTCAATGGCCCTGACCGCAGTAAGTGGCAGTTATCGAGTAATGCGACCAATGTCGGTACGCCCTATTTATCGACTGCCGTTGTTAACGATGCTCCAATTTCTACAACGAATCGTGTGAATTTTAAAGACCCTGAATATAGTGAGTTATTTTTTAAAGCACTGGCAGAACCTGATTTAGCCAAACGCAAAATCCATTTAGCGCAAGCACAAAAAATTCAACATGAACGTGGTGGAATGCTCATTTGGGGATTTAGCCATACGATTGACGCAGCAGCTAAAAATATTGGTGGTTTAACTCCTGAACATACGATTTTTCCAACATGGCGTTTTGAAAAACTCTGGAAAGCTTAA
- a CDS encoding biopolymer transporter ExbD, with protein MAISTSQEDDVVSEINITPLVDVMLVLLIVFIVTAPLLTNTVKVNLPKAAPTQSTDQNKAVVISVNPQGEIFLDKDKVTLANFEQEIKSRKSSNPKLALNLNADETVPYGTVAKLLASIERVGVDKLSVITVPK; from the coding sequence ATGGCAATTTCTACCTCTCAAGAAGACGATGTCGTCAGTGAAATTAATATTACGCCGCTAGTCGATGTCATGTTGGTTTTACTCATCGTATTCATTGTGACAGCTCCTTTGTTAACAAATACGGTGAAAGTGAACTTACCAAAAGCGGCTCCAACTCAATCTACAGATCAAAACAAAGCTGTGGTGATTAGTGTAAATCCACAAGGTGAAATATTCCTTGATAAGGATAAAGTGACACTTGCGAACTTTGAACAAGAAATAAAGTCACGCAAAAGCAGTAACCCGAAATTAGCATTAAATTTAAATGCTGATGAAACTGTACCTTATGGAACAGTCGCAAAATTATTGGCAAGTATTGAACGTGTAGGTGTAGATAAACTTTCTGTGATTACAGTGCCTAAATAA
- a CDS encoding MotA/TolQ/ExbB proton channel family protein, whose translation MSDINSLIHDGTIWLLVAFSIVTWVLIVVKVVQTQRATKQSKLFVEEFWKAKNLSDAVTKSELGEGPAARVANTGFQTLIEADEKTHQDLQNSWSRQDLLERHLSKQVLTERRQLEKGSALLASIGNNAPFIGLFGTVFGIIHALQAIAHSGNASMDVVAGPIGEALVATGIGIAVAVPAVLAYNYFVRKVKTIGADLDDFATDFVSLNQKAGFQLPTAKKGTTGNTALKDNSAKEVKEKGVFA comes from the coding sequence ATGTCAGATATTAATTCATTGATCCATGACGGCACGATCTGGTTATTAGTTGCTTTCTCAATTGTGACTTGGGTGTTGATTGTGGTTAAAGTGGTCCAGACACAACGAGCGACAAAACAAAGTAAGCTTTTTGTAGAAGAGTTTTGGAAAGCAAAAAACTTATCAGATGCAGTAACTAAGTCTGAACTTGGTGAAGGCCCAGCAGCACGAGTGGCTAACACCGGTTTTCAGACTTTAATTGAAGCAGATGAAAAGACACATCAAGACTTACAAAACAGTTGGAGCCGTCAGGACTTATTAGAGCGCCATTTAAGTAAACAAGTTCTAACTGAGCGCCGCCAATTAGAAAAAGGTTCAGCTTTACTGGCTTCTATTGGAAATAACGCCCCATTTATTGGTCTATTCGGTACAGTATTTGGGATTATTCATGCATTACAAGCGATTGCTCATTCAGGTAATGCAAGTATGGATGTCGTGGCTGGACCAATTGGAGAGGCGCTGGTGGCAACAGGTATTGGTATTGCAGTTGCTGTACCTGCGGTGCTTGCCTACAACTACTTTGTGCGTAAAGTAAAAACAATTGGCGCAGATCTTGATGATTTTGCAACGGACTTCGTGAGTCTAAATCAAAAAGCAGGATTCCAGCTACCAACTGCTAAAAAAGGTACGACTGGTAATACGGCGCTTAAAGATAATTCTGCTAAAGAAGTGAAAGAGAAAGGAGTGTTTGCATAA
- a CDS encoding energy transducer TonB, giving the protein MRDQIFNPHKRALLFEQFATVAATTELADPFARHDQDVIQPAPVKLNKVLIAIIAVASAHLGIWYVAKQLPTPALDIHKPEPVVIEIVKLVEPPKVIEPKIPPITEKPKVPPVVEKPKPIPKQAEQPKPIQKSVEQPKPVAKAVAAPTPQKVAEPVVTKEVVAEPVKKVAEPVKASDDNLPVTEAKGYAGYLSNPAPEYPEQALERGWEGSVILRVKVLANGSPDTVSVKQSSGKKLLDSAAVRTVKQWKFSPALKGKTPVEGWVDVPIHYQLPK; this is encoded by the coding sequence ATGCGTGATCAAATCTTTAATCCCCATAAGCGGGCTTTGCTCTTTGAGCAATTTGCGACAGTTGCAGCCACAACTGAACTTGCAGATCCGTTTGCACGGCATGATCAAGATGTTATTCAACCTGCTCCAGTGAAGTTGAATAAAGTCTTAATCGCAATTATAGCTGTTGCTTCAGCACATCTTGGAATTTGGTATGTCGCAAAACAATTGCCAACACCAGCTTTAGATATTCATAAACCTGAACCTGTGGTGATTGAAATCGTAAAACTGGTTGAACCACCTAAAGTGATTGAACCCAAAATTCCACCGATTACTGAAAAACCAAAAGTTCCACCTGTGGTGGAAAAACCCAAGCCAATTCCTAAACAGGCTGAACAGCCCAAACCTATCCAAAAAAGCGTGGAGCAACCTAAGCCAGTTGCAAAAGCGGTAGCTGCACCAACTCCACAAAAAGTTGCAGAACCTGTGGTCACAAAAGAAGTAGTCGCGGAACCGGTTAAAAAAGTGGCTGAGCCTGTAAAAGCGTCAGATGACAATTTACCTGTGACTGAAGCCAAAGGTTATGCCGGATATCTCAGTAACCCTGCACCTGAATACCCTGAACAAGCTTTAGAACGTGGTTGGGAAGGCTCAGTCATTTTACGGGTCAAAGTATTAGCAAATGGCAGCCCGGATACAGTCAGTGTCAAGCAAAGTAGTGGCAAAAAACTTCTAGACAGTGCTGCCGTAAGAACAGTAAAGCAATGGAAATTTTCACCTGCGCTAAAAGGGAAAACCCCTGTAGAAGGCTGGGTCGATGTTCCAATTCATTATCAATTACCGAAATAA
- a CDS encoding LLM class flavin-dependent oxidoreductase: protein MSVEFLWRIPVHGDGRRAHQLHTRGEWNQLTPAVQSPQRVAPQHEDQLFAYYDYVEQVAKAADIVGFHGALIPAFPHTEEPWVLASALARETKRLRLLIAIQPWFIHPTYASQMAASLQRLSQGRVEWNVISGGGGAQQRAYGDFIEHDQRYARTNEFLEFVKGYSHHAPFNYDGKFFHVEQGGLKYPMNQYDVPRLWLAGASDAALQVAGRHADIHLTWGEPVDQQKKVIEQAQNFFEQNSPERKVKFGMRIDILARPTQEQAFQELKQMYETIAVDSNAFERKDTESVGAKRQQALAQGNRFEDLFVSPNVWAGMSNVRGGPNCILVGSYKQVAERLQEYIDIGVGHFILASNPHLEEAYRVAEEVLPLVGYKLK from the coding sequence ATGTCAGTTGAGTTTTTATGGAGAATCCCTGTTCATGGGGATGGTCGTCGAGCACATCAATTACACACACGCGGTGAATGGAATCAATTAACTCCAGCAGTTCAATCTCCACAACGTGTTGCGCCGCAACATGAGGATCAGTTATTTGCTTACTATGACTATGTCGAGCAAGTGGCGAAAGCAGCCGATATTGTTGGTTTTCATGGTGCACTCATTCCTGCTTTTCCACATACTGAAGAACCATGGGTGTTAGCGTCTGCACTGGCAAGAGAAACTAAAAGACTTCGTTTGCTCATCGCAATTCAGCCTTGGTTTATTCATCCTACTTATGCAAGTCAAATGGCTGCAAGTTTGCAGCGTTTAAGTCAGGGACGAGTAGAGTGGAATGTAATTTCAGGTGGAGGCGGTGCGCAGCAACGCGCATATGGGGACTTTATTGAACATGATCAACGCTATGCACGGACCAATGAGTTTTTAGAATTTGTGAAAGGTTATTCACACCATGCACCTTTCAATTACGATGGAAAGTTTTTCCATGTTGAACAAGGTGGCCTGAAATACCCAATGAATCAATATGACGTTCCACGTTTATGGTTAGCAGGTGCAAGCGATGCAGCTTTACAAGTCGCAGGACGTCACGCAGATATCCACTTAACTTGGGGCGAACCTGTAGACCAACAGAAGAAAGTGATCGAACAGGCTCAAAACTTCTTTGAGCAGAATTCGCCGGAACGCAAAGTTAAATTTGGCATGCGTATTGATATTTTAGCACGACCAACCCAAGAACAAGCCTTCCAAGAGCTTAAACAAATGTATGAAACCATTGCTGTCGATAGTAATGCTTTTGAACGTAAAGACACTGAATCTGTAGGAGCAAAGCGCCAGCAAGCCTTAGCACAAGGCAACCGTTTTGAAGACCTATTTGTGAGTCCGAATGTGTGGGCGGGAATGTCAAATGTACGAGGCGGCCCAAACTGTATTTTAGTCGGGAGCTATAAGCAAGTCGCAGAACGTTTGCAAGAATATATTGATATTGGGGTGGGACATTTTATTTTAGCCAGTAACCCGCATTTAGAAGAAGCATATCGAGTGGCTGAAGAAGTCTTACCCTTAGTAGGATATAAATTAAAATAA
- a CDS encoding ABC transporter substrate-binding protein has product MRIFPRLLLGFSFLGLVACGAQKTEESTQKQSEQQQLRIAVVANGTSGSLDFIGVPQLISQDQIFLKALKQNHIELKWEPVTTAAVATLVNESFINNKIDFAFYGNLPAVVLNATGVKTQIVVPGGIGNNVYLIVPANSPIKSIEELKGKKIALHRGRPWEINFGQLIQSKGLSLKDFQIVNLNPQAGAAALSAKSVDAFFTLSDALTLQDRHLGKIIWSSQSLPQDWKMRAELWGSKSYIEQHPDTTQLLADATVRAMDWIAHHQDEFQQSQTKFGQPLSVIQRESQNTASTWQQDWSPDYQVDFLKQHYSKVINHAVKNQLIQTPIKADELLNPKFTRQAIQNLQANHASNKQGN; this is encoded by the coding sequence ATGCGTATTTTTCCACGTCTACTTTTAGGTTTCAGTTTTTTGGGTCTCGTTGCTTGTGGCGCACAAAAAACCGAAGAGTCCACCCAAAAACAGTCTGAACAGCAACAACTCCGAATTGCAGTCGTTGCCAATGGTACTTCGGGTAGTTTGGACTTTATTGGTGTGCCACAACTGATTTCACAAGATCAAATTTTTCTAAAAGCCTTAAAGCAAAATCACATTGAATTAAAGTGGGAACCTGTGACGACTGCTGCCGTGGCAACTCTGGTCAATGAAAGTTTTATAAATAATAAAATCGATTTTGCTTTTTACGGAAACCTTCCTGCTGTAGTGCTCAATGCAACAGGCGTTAAAACGCAAATTGTTGTACCCGGAGGTATAGGTAATAACGTCTACCTTATTGTTCCAGCGAATTCACCTATTAAATCCATTGAGGAATTAAAAGGTAAAAAAATTGCATTACATCGTGGCCGTCCGTGGGAAATTAACTTTGGGCAACTCATACAAAGTAAAGGACTAAGCTTAAAAGACTTTCAAATTGTGAATTTAAACCCGCAAGCTGGGGCTGCTGCTTTATCTGCCAAAAGTGTAGATGCCTTTTTTACCTTAAGTGATGCGCTTACTTTGCAAGATCGCCATCTGGGTAAAATCATTTGGTCGTCACAATCTTTGCCACAAGACTGGAAAATGCGTGCTGAACTCTGGGGCAGTAAAAGTTATATCGAGCAACACCCAGACACCACACAATTACTCGCTGATGCGACAGTACGTGCAATGGATTGGATTGCACACCATCAAGATGAGTTTCAGCAAAGTCAAACCAAGTTTGGCCAACCTCTTAGTGTGATTCAACGTGAAAGCCAGAACACGGCAAGCACATGGCAACAAGACTGGTCTCCAGACTATCAAGTCGACTTTCTGAAACAGCATTATTCAAAAGTCATTAATCACGCAGTGAAAAATCAGCTTATTCAAACCCCAATCAAAGCAGATGAACTGTTGAATCCGAAGTTTACCCGTCAAGCGATTCAAAATTTACAGGCCAATCATGCCTCAAATAAGCAGGGAAACTAG
- a CDS encoding ABC transporter permease, producing the protein MKILVKPLIEQNNVLFKTPLRKKFSSKKVYGLLSVISPLLVLLIWHLISSLQIFPTQILVPPKTVWNTFIALLQSGELQMHLKDSLSRLFLGFSIAAISAIAFGIAYGANTLFRNYTYILFNVFYQIPIFVLIPIFILVFGIGELFKILLIIKACFFPIALATADAVKNIPKKYIELGQIYQLKTRAWLRLIILPSILPPLIGGLRIALGRAWLILVAVELLAAGTGIGQMMELGRQMLRLDVVMVGVFITGLVGFGLDKVLRLVEQRFISPALSSGEK; encoded by the coding sequence ATGAAAATACTAGTAAAGCCACTTATTGAGCAAAATAACGTTTTATTTAAAACCCCACTCCGTAAGAAATTTTCTTCTAAAAAGGTATATGGGCTGCTCTCTGTGATTTCACCCTTATTAGTATTACTCATTTGGCATTTGATTAGTTCTTTACAGATTTTCCCAACCCAAATTTTGGTGCCACCTAAAACTGTCTGGAATACTTTCATCGCGTTGTTACAAAGCGGTGAGCTTCAAATGCATCTCAAAGATAGTCTTTCACGTTTGTTTTTGGGATTTTCTATTGCAGCAATCAGTGCAATTGCTTTTGGTATTGCTTACGGGGCAAATACTCTATTTCGCAATTATACCTATATTTTATTTAACGTTTTTTATCAAATTCCAATCTTTGTCCTTATTCCTATTTTTATTTTAGTTTTTGGGATTGGTGAATTATTTAAAATTTTACTGATTATCAAAGCCTGCTTTTTTCCAATTGCATTAGCAACGGCCGATGCAGTCAAGAATATTCCTAAAAAATATATTGAACTAGGACAAATCTACCAGCTTAAAACACGTGCTTGGCTCAGGCTTATTATTCTTCCATCCATACTCCCGCCGTTAATTGGTGGATTACGCATTGCACTTGGTCGCGCATGGTTGATTTTAGTTGCTGTTGAACTACTGGCAGCTGGAACGGGTATTGGGCAAATGATGGAACTGGGACGTCAAATGTTACGCTTAGATGTTGTAATGGTTGGTGTGTTTATCACAGGCCTAGTGGGCTTTGGTTTAGATAAAGTTTTACGTTTAGTGGAACAACGCTTTATCTCACCTGCGCTTAGTTCGGGGGAGAAATAA
- a CDS encoding ABC transporter permease, giving the protein MSQRSFTLKQSWQRPIILVQGLVLPLLLLGLWQYNSSLGASHAYAFVPLQNIYFAFIKLLETGELWLNTWGSLKKAGIGFILGSISGLILGTLLAYSKVLNALVSPLFNSIRQVPLLGLTPLIALWFGNGEEAKIFIIALASFFPLVINTFQGLSHNDAKYDEIARIYQFSFWRKFKKIRLPQALPHILTGLNLAVPFTWITTTASELLFNAGAGLGNLMMKAEINAEMDILLVCAITVTLCGAFMTAGIHLISKRLLQWRT; this is encoded by the coding sequence ATGTCTCAGCGTTCATTTACTTTAAAACAATCATGGCAACGGCCAATTATTTTAGTACAAGGCTTAGTACTGCCATTATTGTTATTAGGCTTATGGCAATACAACTCAAGCTTAGGTGCTAGTCATGCCTATGCATTTGTTCCTTTGCAAAACATTTATTTCGCATTTATCAAATTGCTTGAAACAGGTGAATTGTGGCTAAACACATGGGGAAGTCTTAAAAAAGCCGGAATAGGATTTATCTTAGGTTCGATAAGCGGATTAATTTTAGGTACTTTGCTTGCCTATTCAAAAGTTTTAAATGCTTTAGTTTCTCCACTATTTAACAGTATTCGACAAGTTCCGTTACTGGGTTTAACACCTTTAATTGCCTTATGGTTTGGTAATGGAGAAGAAGCAAAAATCTTTATTATCGCGCTTGCCTCGTTTTTTCCATTAGTGATTAATACATTTCAGGGCCTTAGCCACAATGATGCAAAATACGATGAAATCGCACGTATTTATCAATTTTCATTCTGGCGAAAATTTAAAAAAATACGCCTTCCCCAAGCCCTACCCCATATTTTAACTGGTCTAAATTTAGCGGTGCCCTTTACTTGGATCACCACTACAGCAAGTGAATTGCTATTCAATGCAGGTGCTGGACTTGGCAACTTAATGATGAAAGCCGAGATTAATGCCGAAATGGATATTCTGTTGGTTTGCGCCATAACGGTTACCCTTTGTGGGGCCTTTATGACAGCAGGTATTCATCTTATTTCAAAACGCCTGCTGCAATGGCGTACCTAA